From a single Clostridium isatidis genomic region:
- a CDS encoding NCS2 family permease gives MEKFFKLKENGTDLKTELSAGLTTFLTMAYILFVNPSMLSLTGMDKGAVFVATILASAIGTLVMGLVANVPFAQAPGMGLNALFTFTVVLGLGFTWQQALAMVFICGIINIIITTTKLRKMIIQAIPESLQYAISGGIGLFIAYLGLKSARFINFTVEPANAIAEGAVYFDAVPSLTVFKDPVAVLALIGLIITIILMLLNVKGSILIGIILTTIIGIFNGVTQVPDFSSIDFGVPSLSPTFLKLDIAGLFSDPSKIFLVLTTIFSFSLSDTFDTIGTFLGTGRKAGIFDAEDEKLFNEGVGSKSRLDKALFADAIATSTGALLGTSNTTTYVESAAGIGQGGRTGLTSVTVAVLFLLSLFLSPIIGMVPGAATAPALIVVGVLMMDSIKNIEWGEFEVAVPAFLVVTFMPFTFSITNGIAAGFIGYCIVKIFKKEAKDVHPIMYIVTLLFLLNSFIQALS, from the coding sequence ATGGAAAAGTTTTTTAAACTTAAGGAAAACGGAACTGACTTAAAAACAGAGTTGTCAGCAGGGTTAACTACTTTCTTAACTATGGCATACATATTATTTGTAAATCCATCAATGTTATCTTTAACTGGTATGGACAAGGGTGCTGTATTTGTAGCAACAATTCTTGCATCAGCTATAGGTACTTTAGTTATGGGATTAGTAGCTAATGTTCCTTTTGCACAAGCACCAGGAATGGGATTAAATGCATTATTTACTTTTACAGTAGTATTAGGACTTGGCTTTACTTGGCAACAAGCCTTAGCTATGGTTTTTATTTGCGGAATTATTAATATTATAATAACTACTACTAAATTAAGAAAAATGATAATACAAGCTATTCCAGAATCACTTCAATATGCTATATCTGGTGGTATAGGTTTATTTATAGCTTATTTAGGACTTAAATCAGCTCGTTTTATTAACTTTACTGTTGAACCAGCTAATGCTATTGCAGAAGGTGCAGTATATTTTGATGCAGTACCATCTCTTACTGTTTTTAAAGATCCAGTAGCAGTATTAGCATTAATAGGTTTAATAATAACAATAATACTGATGTTATTAAATGTTAAGGGATCAATTTTAATTGGAATAATTTTAACAACAATAATAGGTATTTTTAATGGTGTTACTCAAGTGCCAGATTTTTCTTCAATAGATTTTGGAGTTCCAAGTTTATCACCTACATTCTTAAAATTAGATATTGCAGGATTATTTAGTGATCCATCAAAGATATTCCTAGTTCTTACAACAATATTCTCCTTTTCATTATCAGATACTTTTGATACAATAGGAACATTCCTAGGAACAGGAAGAAAAGCAGGAATATTCGATGCAGAAGATGAAAAACTATTTAACGAAGGAGTAGGTTCTAAATCTAGACTTGATAAAGCATTATTTGCAGATGCTATAGCAACTTCAACAGGTGCATTATTAGGTACAAGTAATACAACTACTTATGTAGAGAGTGCAGCAGGTATAGGTCAAGGTGGAAGAACAGGTTTAACATCTGTAACAGTAGCGGTATTATTCTTATTATCTTTATTCTTATCACCAATTATAGGTATGGTACCAGGAGCAGCAACAGCACCAGCATTAATCGTAGTTGGAGTTTTAATGATGGATTCTATTAAAAATATTGAATGGGGCGAATTTGAAGTTGCCGTTCCAGCTTTCCTTGTAGTAACATTTATGCCTTTCACTTTCAGCATAACAAATGGTATTGCAGCAGGATTTATAGGTTATTGTATAGTTAAAATATTTAAAAAGGAAGCAAAGGATGTTCATCCTATAATGTATATAGTTACTTTATTATTCTTATTAAACTCCTTCATTCAAGCATTAAGCTAA
- a CDS encoding HD-GYP domain-containing protein, with amino-acid sequence MKLVPLKEVKPNSYLAKTLYDSEGRVLLNCGAQLNKNIIQKLIKFEINYLYITENSYNPEIKLIIKNELRDKCLKTLKNTFNVFQKNTMPTRENDSLKTIVLLAEELLENILSNDDLVYFLSNIKKSIPNIYDHSLNITIISLIVGIGLKLSKNDLLSLCIGALLHDIGKSFIDKDIIEKDSPLTLQEYDILKEHCEKGYNYLKDIDFLSIDSKAIILQHHERIDGSGYPRGLVGNQINYLARIVAISDAYDALTSEQNYMSSLSASDALEYIMSNAGTLFDFEIVKVFSKVVVPFPNGTIVKLSTGDIGMVTETLRNFPLRPKVKIIKSNKSNMEGKVINLIDNLSIVISETYKNNFSY; translated from the coding sequence ATGAAACTTGTTCCTTTAAAAGAAGTCAAACCTAATTCATACCTTGCAAAAACTTTATACGATTCTGAAGGAAGAGTTTTATTAAATTGTGGGGCTCAACTTAATAAAAACATAATTCAAAAACTAATAAAGTTCGAAATAAATTATCTATATATAACTGAAAATAGTTATAATCCTGAAATTAAGCTTATTATAAAAAATGAGCTTCGTGATAAATGCCTAAAAACATTAAAGAATACTTTTAATGTTTTTCAAAAAAATACAATGCCTACAAGGGAAAACGATTCACTAAAGACTATTGTTTTGTTAGCTGAAGAATTATTAGAAAATATACTATCAAATGATGATCTAGTATATTTTCTATCAAATATAAAAAAATCAATTCCAAATATATATGATCACAGTCTTAATATAACAATTATATCCTTAATTGTAGGGATAGGGCTAAAACTTTCTAAAAATGATTTATTAAGTCTATGTATCGGTGCATTATTACATGATATTGGAAAAAGCTTTATAGATAAAGATATAATAGAAAAGGACAGCCCTCTGACTTTACAAGAATATGATATTTTAAAGGAGCATTGTGAAAAAGGATATAATTATTTAAAAGATATAGATTTTCTTTCAATTGACAGCAAAGCTATTATACTTCAACATCATGAAAGAATTGATGGGTCAGGATATCCTAGAGGCTTAGTTGGAAACCAAATAAACTACTTAGCTAGAATAGTGGCTATTTCAGACGCTTATGATGCTCTCACTTCTGAACAAAACTATATGTCATCATTATCAGCAAGTGATGCCCTTGAATATATAATGAGCAATGCTGGTACGCTATTTGACTTTGAAATTGTAAAAGTCTTTTCTAAAGTAGTTGTGCCTTTTCCTAATGGAACTATTGTTAAACTAAGCACCGGGGATATTGGGATGGTCACAGAAACTTTAAGAAATTTTCCTTTGAGACCAAAGGTAAAAATAATAAAGAGCAATAAGAGTAATATGGAAGGTAAAGTTATAAATTTAATAGATAATTTATCTATTGTTATATCTGAAACTTATAAAAACAATTTTAGCTATTAA
- a CDS encoding peptidylprolyl isomerase, translating into MKNPIVTINMEDGGVIKAELYPEIAPNTVRNFISLINKGFYDGLIFHRVIPGFMIQGGCPEGTGMGGPGYSIKGEFSRNGFKNDLKHIRGVLSMARTIIPDSAGSQFFIMVEDAPHLDGQYAAFGKVIEGIEVADKIVSAKRDYYDRPYEDQRMVKVTVDTFGENYDEPEIIEE; encoded by the coding sequence ATGAAAAATCCAATTGTAACAATAAATATGGAGGATGGAGGAGTAATAAAAGCTGAATTATACCCAGAGATTGCTCCAAATACAGTAAGAAATTTTATATCCTTAATAAATAAAGGTTTTTATGATGGTTTAATATTTCATAGAGTAATTCCTGGCTTTATGATTCAGGGGGGATGCCCAGAAGGTACAGGAATGGGAGGCCCTGGATACAGTATTAAAGGTGAGTTTTCAAGAAATGGCTTTAAAAATGATTTAAAACATATTAGAGGAGTTCTTTCAATGGCAAGAACAATAATACCAGATTCTGCTGGAAGTCAATTCTTTATTATGGTTGAAGATGCACCTCATTTAGATGGACAATATGCTGCCTTTGGTAAAGTTATTGAAGGTATAGAAGTTGCAGATAAAATAGTATCAGCTAAGAGAGATTATTATGATAGACCATATGAAGATCAAAGAATGGTTAAAGTTACTGTAGACACTTTTGGTGAGAATTATGATGAGCCTGAAATAATAGAAGAATAA
- a CDS encoding DUF3783 domain-containing protein: MLDNNKCILVYNIPLEKLDFLADEGYKLIDVKKEMMEMTVRDILKGLRFETINSKEYNESLILFNNFFDEELRDLIRRIRENIKGGILATVTEHSIDWKLSYLLEHLIEEREWFLKQQKGRA; encoded by the coding sequence ATGTTAGATAATAATAAATGTATATTAGTTTATAATATACCTTTAGAAAAATTAGATTTTTTAGCAGATGAAGGATATAAACTAATAGATGTAAAAAAAGAAATGATGGAAATGACTGTTAGAGATATTTTAAAGGGATTGAGATTTGAAACTATTAATTCAAAGGAATATAATGAATCTCTTATACTTTTTAATAATTTTTTTGATGAGGAATTAAGGGATTTAATAAGAAGGATTAGAGAAAATATTAAAGGTGGAATTTTAGCAACAGTTACAGAACATTCTATAGACTGGAAGCTTAGTTATTTACTTGAACATTTAATAGAAGAAAGAGAATGGTTTTTAAAGCAACAGAAGGGAAGAGCTTAA
- a CDS encoding ABC transporter permease translates to MNNFITILKKELLDIFRDKKTLILTIFLPIIIYPAMFSFMSSSINNLQDEAEKEINIYIEGDSSSSVADAILSIPAVNLVKTDTPQELLKKGDIQLIIQIPDKFDDNIMAGKNDKITILIDEESNKSMIAESMINEILEGYKNNLVAQRLADSGLDTSILSPFTLEVKSGINEGEDANSFSSMMMSMLPTLIIILMISSTIGMAADLGAGEKERFTFEPLLSTSANRSSIITGKIVALCVVAFISLVANVFVMAFSMGKFMNFGGEVDININLYSILGMLLIGVLVLIFLATLQISISIYARSTKEANSYLAAVTMPSMLLAFIPYMADAKSINPAFFNIPITNSICLMKEFIVGIYDFKHILMVVCWHLFYILISIAFARFMFSREEVIFRT, encoded by the coding sequence ATGAATAATTTTATAACAATTCTAAAAAAAGAGTTGTTAGATATATTTAGAGATAAGAAAACATTAATATTAACAATCTTTTTACCTATAATAATATATCCTGCTATGTTTAGCTTTATGTCATCATCTATAAATAACCTCCAAGATGAGGCCGAAAAAGAGATAAATATTTATATTGAAGGAGATAGCAGCTCTAGCGTTGCTGATGCTATATTATCTATTCCAGCTGTTAATTTAGTAAAAACAGATACTCCTCAAGAGTTATTAAAAAAAGGAGATATACAACTTATAATTCAAATTCCTGATAAATTTGATGATAATATTATGGCAGGTAAAAACGATAAAATTACTATTTTAATAGATGAAGAATCAAATAAGTCTATGATTGCAGAATCTATGATTAATGAAATTCTTGAAGGTTATAAAAATAACTTGGTTGCTCAAAGATTAGCGGATTCAGGCTTAGATACATCAATTTTATCTCCTTTTACTTTAGAAGTTAAGTCTGGAATTAATGAAGGTGAAGATGCCAATAGTTTTTCTTCTATGATGATGTCCATGCTGCCAACCTTAATAATTATATTAATGATTTCTTCAACTATTGGAATGGCGGCTGATTTAGGTGCTGGAGAAAAAGAAAGATTTACTTTTGAACCACTATTATCTACATCTGCCAACCGTTCCTCAATAATTACTGGTAAAATAGTAGCTTTATGCGTTGTTGCCTTTATATCTCTAGTAGCTAATGTATTTGTAATGGCCTTTTCAATGGGTAAATTTATGAACTTTGGAGGAGAAGTAGATATAAATATTAATCTTTATTCTATCTTAGGTATGCTATTAATTGGAGTATTAGTTTTAATATTCTTAGCAACACTACAAATTTCAATAAGTATTTATGCAAGATCAACAAAAGAAGCAAATTCATATTTAGCTGCAGTAACTATGCCTTCTATGCTTCTAGCATTTATTCCATATATGGCTGATGCTAAATCAATAAATCCAGCATTTTTCAATATTCCTATCACAAATTCTATCTGCCTAATGAAGGAATTTATTGTTGGAATATATGACTTCAAACATATATTAATGGTAGTCTGCTGGCATTTATTCTATATTCTTATTTCTATTGCATTTGCTAGATTCATGTTCTCTAGAGAAGAAGTTATATTTAGAACTTAA
- a CDS encoding SDR family NAD(P)-dependent oxidoreductase encodes MGKHDSRSCVLITGATTGIGYELAKLYAEEGYNLILIARNKAKLEERKYELNLLYNVNIHILALDLALDNSCEEIINYINRKNLTVDVLINNAGVGTFGYIAEIDLEEEMKLIDINIKALTKLTKLILPSMIENGEGAILNVASTAAFCAGPKMAVYYASKAYVLNFTEALYEEVRDRGIKVSCLCPGAVKTEFQDRAGIKKKEIAKKNLMLPKDVARIAYRDFNKGKLIIIPGFKNKLMVFLNKLMPRSLSRKIILFMNKEN; translated from the coding sequence ATGGGGAAGCATGATAGTAGGAGCTGTGTATTAATAACAGGTGCTACTACAGGAATAGGATATGAATTAGCAAAACTATATGCTGAGGAGGGGTATAATTTAATATTAATAGCAAGAAATAAGGCTAAATTAGAGGAGAGAAAATATGAGCTTAATTTATTATATAATGTTAATATTCATATATTAGCTTTAGATTTAGCTCTTGATAATTCTTGCGAGGAAATAATAAATTATATAAATAGAAAAAATCTAACCGTTGATGTTTTAATAAATAATGCAGGAGTAGGTACTTTTGGATATATTGCTGAAATAGACCTAGAAGAAGAAATGAAGCTAATAGATATTAATATTAAGGCCTTAACGAAACTTACTAAATTGATTCTGCCTTCAATGATAGAAAATGGAGAAGGAGCAATATTAAATGTTGCTTCAACAGCAGCCTTTTGTGCAGGTCCAAAGATGGCTGTTTATTATGCATCTAAAGCTTATGTTCTTAATTTTACAGAGGCTCTTTATGAAGAAGTAAGGGATAGGGGAATTAAAGTAAGCTGCTTATGTCCAGGAGCAGTAAAAACAGAATTCCAAGATAGGGCAGGAATAAAGAAGAAGGAAATAGCAAAGAAAAACTTAATGTTGCCTAAGGATGTAGCAAGAATAGCTTATAGGGATTTCAATAAAGGAAAGTTAATAATAATACCTGGTTTTAAAAATAAGTTAATGGTATTTTTAAATAAACTTATGCCAAGGTCTTTATCAAGAAAGATAATTTTATTTATGAATAAGGAAAACTAA
- a CDS encoding glutamine synthetase, protein MKDLIFTIPKSKHTKEDLKLIFEEHPEIKFVSIVGIDLSGNDTDEKIPASLFLKDIDSFLNGVAIQTDGSSVVLPGIATLNDAKVDMVTDLEANWFVDYNFEHIDLDTNKPIGTLRIPSFLIHNNVAVDSRNILKSTIKTFKENLLDIFKKNPKTLEVYGIKFEDIKEITMTSATELEFWVRTPNEEVHIEELSTSQVLQEQYWTRTKGAVRTALEEALILMEKYGFEPEMGHKEVGGVKSKLDVNGQFNHIMEQLEIDWKYSDAMQAADNEIFVKILIQETFRRHGLDVTFKPKPIDDVAGSGMHTHLGVSLKLNNGKIINLFEGKKEDFLSSIGYGALMGILKNYEIMNPFISTTNGALKRLKPGFEAPVCIVTSLGVSPSIPSRNRTILIGLIRDLENPLATRFELRSPNPHSNIYLVMAVSYLSMLDGIIYALENNKEPKELLDELSKKPGDKADYLDKDRAYRSEEDVFEYYTEDERIKYFGKAPATIYENLINLDKYPEKLKVLKRDGVFSEKLINSFKLAIIARWSTDVCHRVINNHANEIRSFKKLHGSDALDLDVSNWMEIDNLRKYIMKDTYTSKSLFSRIKNALVSKDYSLASDLFIELEDKMIKLRNLYFNYTKNLLDI, encoded by the coding sequence ATGAAAGATTTAATTTTTACAATACCAAAATCAAAGCACACAAAAGAAGATCTTAAACTAATTTTTGAAGAACACCCTGAAATAAAATTTGTTTCTATAGTAGGAATAGATTTATCTGGAAATGATACGGACGAAAAAATCCCAGCAAGCCTATTTTTAAAAGATATCGATTCCTTTTTAAATGGAGTTGCAATACAAACTGATGGTTCTTCAGTTGTACTACCAGGTATAGCAACTTTAAATGATGCAAAAGTTGATATGGTCACTGATTTAGAAGCTAATTGGTTTGTTGATTACAATTTTGAGCATATAGATCTTGATACAAATAAACCTATTGGTACTCTTAGAATCCCTTCTTTCTTAATTCACAATAATGTAGCTGTTGATTCAAGAAATATCTTAAAATCAACCATAAAGACATTTAAAGAAAACTTACTAGATATTTTCAAAAAAAATCCGAAAACCCTAGAAGTATACGGAATAAAATTTGAAGATATAAAAGAAATTACAATGACTTCTGCAACTGAATTAGAATTTTGGGTAAGAACACCTAATGAAGAAGTTCACATAGAAGAATTATCCACTTCTCAAGTTTTACAAGAACAATATTGGACAAGAACAAAAGGTGCAGTTAGAACAGCTTTAGAAGAAGCTTTAATCTTAATGGAAAAGTACGGATTTGAACCAGAAATGGGTCATAAAGAAGTTGGTGGAGTTAAATCTAAGTTAGATGTTAATGGACAATTTAATCATATAATGGAGCAACTTGAAATAGATTGGAAATATTCAGATGCTATGCAAGCTGCTGATAATGAAATATTTGTTAAAATCTTAATTCAAGAAACCTTCAGACGTCATGGTCTTGATGTTACCTTTAAACCTAAGCCAATTGATGATGTAGCAGGTTCTGGAATGCATACTCACCTAGGTGTAAGTTTAAAATTAAATAATGGAAAAATAATAAACCTATTTGAAGGAAAGAAAGAAGATTTCTTAAGCAGCATTGGTTATGGTGCATTAATGGGAATATTAAAGAATTATGAAATTATGAATCCTTTTATTTCTACAACTAATGGTGCCTTAAAAAGGTTAAAACCAGGATTTGAAGCTCCAGTTTGTATAGTTACATCCCTTGGTGTATCTCCAAGTATTCCTTCAAGAAATAGAACTATACTAATAGGATTAATAAGAGATTTAGAAAATCCTTTAGCAACAAGATTTGAGCTTAGATCTCCAAATCCTCACTCAAATATTTATTTAGTTATGGCAGTTTCTTATCTATCTATGTTAGACGGAATTATTTATGCTCTTGAAAATAATAAAGAACCAAAAGAACTTTTAGATGAATTATCTAAAAAACCTGGTGATAAAGCTGATTATTTAGATAAGGACAGAGCTTATAGAAGCGAAGAAGATGTATTTGAATATTATACTGAAGATGAAAGAATAAAATATTTTGGAAAAGCACCAGCTACTATTTATGAAAATCTAATTAATCTTGATAAATATCCTGAAAAACTAAAAGTATTAAAAAGAGATGGTGTATTCAGTGAAAAACTAATTAATAGTTTCAAATTAGCTATAATTGCAAGATGGTCTACTGATGTTTGCCATAGAGTAATTAATAATCATGCTAACGAAATAAGATCATTTAAGAAATTACATGGAAGTGACGCTTTAGATTTAGATGTTTCAAATTGGATGGAAATAGACAACTTAAGAAAATATATAATGAAGGACACTTATACTAGCAAGAGTTTGTTCTCTAGAATAAAAAATGCACTAGTATCAAAAGATTATTCTTTAGCATCTGATTTATTTATTGAACTTGAAGATAAAATGATTAAATTAAGAAATCTTTATTTTAATTATACAAAAAACCTACTAGATATATAA
- the murI gene encoding glutamate racemase: MDDRRRPIGFFDSGVGGLSVMKEALKLMPNEDYIYFGDSKNAPYGIRTVDEVRKLTFDAVDFLLRKGVKGIVIACNTATSAAVEALRMEYPNIPIVGIEPALKPAVELNKEGSILIMATSMTLKEKKFNNLMERYKDKANIIPVPCPGLVEFIEEGNFEGQEVEDYLHNKLNEYNDIEIASVVLGCTHYPFVKKTISKILGDKIDIIDGGYGTAKEIQRRLRIQNLLNDEDKEANIEIINSSNKKEVLDLSYKLLNM; this comes from the coding sequence TTGGACGATAGAAGAAGGCCTATTGGTTTTTTTGATTCAGGAGTAGGTGGATTAAGTGTAATGAAGGAAGCTCTAAAGTTAATGCCTAATGAAGACTATATATATTTTGGAGATTCTAAAAATGCACCCTATGGTATAAGAACTGTAGATGAAGTAAGAAAGTTAACTTTTGATGCAGTTGATTTTCTATTAAGAAAGGGAGTTAAGGGTATTGTAATAGCCTGCAACACTGCAACTAGTGCAGCAGTTGAAGCTTTAAGAATGGAATATCCTAATATTCCTATAGTTGGAATAGAACCAGCTTTAAAACCAGCTGTTGAATTAAATAAAGAAGGAAGTATTTTAATTATGGCTACTTCCATGACTTTAAAGGAAAAGAAGTTTAATAATCTTATGGAAAGATATAAAGATAAAGCTAATATAATTCCTGTACCATGTCCAGGATTAGTAGAATTTATAGAAGAAGGAAATTTTGAAGGCCAAGAAGTAGAGGATTATTTACATAATAAATTAAATGAGTATAATGATATAGAAATAGCTTCAGTTGTTTTAGGATGTACTCATTATCCTTTTGTAAAAAAGACAATTTCAAAAATTCTTGGTGATAAAATTGATATTATTGATGGTGGTTATGGAACTGCAAAGGAAATACAAAGACGATTAAGAATTCAGAACTTATTAAATGATGAGGATAAAGAGGCTAATATAGAAATTATAAATTCTTCTAACAAAAAGGAAGTACTTGATTTAAGTTATAAATTACTAAATATGTAA
- a CDS encoding ATP-binding cassette domain-containing protein, with protein MLTLENVTKSFKKTTVVNNLTFSVRPGEIVGLLGENGAGKTTTLRMISTMLKITSGNIKVNDINVKEKPADVRKNIGILFGGDVGLYDRLTGRENIRYFASLYGMSKDEANKRVDELAESFGMKEYIDKPVGKYSRGMKQKISIARSIVHNPSVMLFDEPTTGLDVSAAKIVQDFILQCKKEGKTILFSSHSIKEVEKLCDRVVIINKGNLLENCTLEELKEKHNDDNIEEIFLKIIGGEANE; from the coding sequence ATGCTTACCCTAGAAAATGTAACAAAAAGCTTCAAAAAGACAACAGTTGTTAATAATCTAACATTTTCAGTAAGACCTGGGGAAATAGTTGGCCTACTAGGTGAAAATGGTGCTGGTAAAACTACTACTCTAAGAATGATTTCTACTATGCTTAAAATAACATCAGGTAATATTAAAGTTAATGATATTAATGTAAAAGAAAAACCTGCCGATGTCAGAAAAAACATTGGTATTCTTTTTGGCGGTGATGTAGGTCTTTATGATAGATTAACTGGTAGAGAAAATATAAGATATTTTGCAAGTCTTTATGGAATGAGTAAAGATGAAGCTAATAAAAGGGTTGATGAGTTAGCAGAAAGCTTTGGAATGAAGGAATATATAGACAAGCCTGTAGGAAAATATTCAAGAGGTATGAAGCAAAAAATCTCAATAGCAAGATCTATAGTCCATAATCCATCTGTTATGCTATTTGATGAACCAACAACCGGCTTAGATGTAAGTGCTGCAAAAATTGTTCAAGACTTTATTCTTCAATGCAAAAAAGAAGGAAAAACAATTTTATTCTCTAGCCACTCCATAAAAGAAGTAGAAAAATTATGCGATAGAGTTGTAATAATAAATAAGGGAAACTTATTAGAAAATTGCACCCTTGAAGAATTAAAAGAAAAACATAATGATGATAATATTGAAGAAATCTTCTTAAAGATTATAGGAGGTGAAGCAAATGAATAA
- a CDS encoding helix-turn-helix domain-containing protein, giving the protein MSRVGEKIKEARLKSGLSQKQLAKKLGVAEKFINEVEIGRRVAPESLIEKAAKILNTDFNDISMNAADEVLQEEKKNLRGTAAKRNINKNNELDQVWTNAFSSVLKNVPIYDYSLSSNKGFKEMPIHSNKIEGFAQDKVIYLEIENDEMSGFRMLKGDLAFAYLTKEIVNNGIFLVDYKGKRAIRQIKALGNSKLLIVSNGGSLLTETVEQKEIDIIAKLVRLEIKL; this is encoded by the coding sequence GTGAGTAGAGTAGGAGAAAAAATAAAGGAAGCGAGATTAAAAAGTGGATTAAGTCAAAAGCAATTAGCTAAAAAATTAGGAGTTGCAGAAAAGTTCATTAATGAAGTAGAAATTGGAAGAAGAGTTGCACCGGAAAGTCTTATAGAAAAAGCAGCGAAGATATTAAATACTGATTTTAATGATATAAGCATGAATGCTGCTGATGAGGTATTACAAGAAGAAAAGAAAAATTTGAGAGGAACAGCTGCAAAAAGAAATATTAATAAAAATAATGAATTAGATCAAGTTTGGACTAATGCCTTTTCATCGGTATTAAAAAATGTACCAATCTACGATTATTCTCTTTCAAGTAATAAGGGATTTAAAGAAATGCCTATACATTCTAACAAAATAGAAGGTTTTGCTCAAGATAAGGTTATTTACCTAGAAATTGAGAATGATGAAATGTCTGGATTTAGAATGTTAAAGGGAGATTTAGCATTTGCTTATCTAACAAAGGAAATAGTAAATAACGGTATATTTTTAGTCGATTATAAGGGGAAAAGAGCCATAAGACAAATTAAGGCGTTAGGAAATTCAAAATTATTAATTGTAAGCAATGGTGGAAGTTTATTAACAGAAACTGTTGAACAAAAAGAAATAGATATTATTGCTAAACTAGTAAGGTTAGAAATAAAACTTTAA